Part of the Numida meleagris isolate 19003 breed g44 Domestic line chromosome 26, NumMel1.0, whole genome shotgun sequence genome is shown below.
gacAGGGTGAGGATCGgggtcccacagccccacagagatGGAACACACAGGTGgcaacacacacacagcctgaCAAGAACGCTCACAGCAATATCAGAGCCACAATTAAAGAAGTTATTGCACTGACCGAGCAAAAGGCATGATTCTAGCTAGAACACGAGGCATGACTGgacccagcagcagggcacaaTGAGGGCAGGGGATTCACCAGAGCCTTTCCTGGTGCCCCCACAATCATTCACGTGATTCATTAACACCAGCCCCAAGGGTAATTGCTACTTACATGCTGGCAGGGGGAAGCAGGGGTCCTGGGGACCAACCTGTCTCTGCCTGCTGCAAGCACAACGGGATCCAGGGTTTTCCGGGGCTGATCCAGAGCCcccccaccagcaccaccagggAAAGGCAGAGCGAGGTCGCAGCTTCCCCAGGACACAGCGGGGGGACACGTGGTGGATTTGGCACAGGGAATGCTGCCCAGGAACACGCAGCCTCACGGGGAAAGGCGCTCGAACACCCACCCGTCCTCACCCTGATGCGTCATGTGTCCCAGGGGGGTCTCGCCGTCCCGCGGGCGCCGGAAGACGATGCGGTCGTGCAGGCGGTTGGTTTGGCCCTGCCAGAACTCCATCACCTCTGGCTGCAGGATGTAGCCTCCCCTGGGAGAGAAACGAAGGCAATGAGGGGCCCTGCGGGGCGCGGTGGCACCACGGTTCCCCCTCCTGGCATGGCTCACCAGTACGCCGGCTTCGGTACTGTTGTGTCCCTGtactgctcctccagctccgcGTTCTTCTTCCTCAAATActgcagggaaagggaaggtGTTGAAACGGGGGCAGGATCCTGGTGGCCGGGTTGGGCCCTGCTGGTGTCACCTCCCTGCTCACCTCTCTGTCTGGGATGACGGTGCTCTGTTGGCTGACAACCGCCCCGATCTGGCTGCCCTTAGGGCGGGAGTGGAAGTACTGCTCCGATTCCTCCTCCGACAGCCGCTTCACTGAGCCCTCGATCCGCACCTGCACAGGGCAGGGATAGGTGGGCACGGGCTGCCCGGGGGCCCAGCAGCCCCCCAGGCCCTCGACACGCAGACACCCTCATCCCAGGCCTAGTCTGGGCTCTCTGGGTTCCGTGTTATTAAGACTCGTGGAATTGTttcagttggaaaggacctttaaaggtcatccagtccaacgctgcaatgaacagggacctGCAGCTCAGTCAGGGTGTGCTCAGAGCCTCAcccagtctgaccttgaacatCCCCATGGATGGGCcatcctctctgggcagtctgtaCCAGCGCCTCATCACTCttgctgtaaaatactttttccttatatccaagcTAAACCTCCCCTTGCAGTtcgaaaccatttccccttgtcctatcccaaCAGGCTCTGCTACCGCATCTGCTCCCTTCTTCCTTACAGCTCCCTTTGCACGGGGCCTGCCCCTTACAGCGGGAATGAAGAACAAGCAGCAGCCAAATCCCACCCGGAGAGCCCAAACCTGAAAGCACGAATCCCAAAATCCCACAGAgcccggggcgggggggaggggcTGGCCTCGCCCCAGCACCACGCACACACCTGGCGGTGGAGGGGCTCCCAGTAGAAGACAACAGAAGCGAACGGGTTGGCGTCCTGCAgcatggggaggggggggggggggacagcaGAGAGCCGTCAGCGGCACACGCAGCTCGGGAGCCCCGGGAACAGCCCCGGGGGatccccgctcccagccccgccgccccgcgctcACCAGTTCCCTCCCTTTGCGGCTCTCGTGGTTGGTGAAGAAGCGGAACCCGTCGCGCCCGAAGCCCTTCAGCAGCACCATGCGGGCCGAGGGCCTCCCGTCCCtgcggcggcgggcggggagcgGTCAAGGCCCGGCGGCACGGCCccccatccccctcccccccccccggcacTCACCTGCTGCAGGTGGCCAGGCACATGGCGTTGGCCTCGCCCACCGCCGGGCACTGCGCCGCCTCCGTGAACCAGGCCGCGAACTGCTCGATGGGGTGCCGGGAGGCCAGGTGCCGCTCCTCGAAGGCC
Proteins encoded:
- the PNPO gene encoding pyridoxine-5'-phosphate oxidase is translated as MDLGPLRKGYRSDEEAFEERHLASRHPIEQFAAWFTEAAQCPAVGEANAMCLATCSRDGRPSARMVLLKGFGRDGFRFFTNHESRKGRELDANPFASVVFYWEPLHRQVRIEGSVKRLSEEESEQYFHSRPKGSQIGAVVSQQSTVIPDREYLRKKNAELEEQYRDTTVPKPAYWGGYILQPEVMEFWQGQTNRLHDRIVFRRPRDGETPLGHMTHQGEDGWVFERLSP